GAACTCCTCCGTGCCTGCGCGTCTTCTCGTGAAGCGCGTTCGGTTGAAGCGGCTACTCCTCGGGCGGGCCGAAGAACGCGCGGCAGCGTTCGCGCAGCGCGTGTACGGTGAACGGCGAGCGATACAGTCCCGCGCGGATTCGCTCGACCAGGGCGGCATCCATCTCCGCGCGCTGGATCGCCTGCCGCTGGCGGATGGCGATCTCGAGCCGCGCGACCGTGGTGATGCGCGCGTCGGAGTAGTAGACGCAGGTGGGGTGCTGGACGAACGGGTGATCGCCCGCGTGGAGGACACCGTGTCGTCGGAGTGCGCGCGGGAGGTGCTCAGGCTGGCGATGACCACCTCGGCCGGATCGCCCACCGGATCGCACAGGACGACCCAGAGATGCGGCGTCGACCCCGTCGCGCGTGTCAGGATGAAGGTGTTGCCCGCGGAGACCGGCACGGACTAGAAGATCGCGTCGGCGAGCGCCGACTCCTCCAGGTCCGCTTCCACCTGCGCGATCTCGTCGTCCGAAAGGCCGCCGTAGCGCAGGATGTCGCGATGCTCGATCCGCATGGACGATCCCTGCGGGTCCGTCCACTCCGGGAGCGTGTGGGTGAAGTCACGGAGCTGCCAGCGCGTCATCCCGCCGTACGTCCCGAAGATCTCGGCGATCAGCGCCTCTTCCGCCGGTGAAAGCTGGTCGGCGGGCGTGGCGGCAGCGTCACGAAGGCGGACCTCGTGGTTGCTCTTCGGCGCGATGAAGCGGCCCCAGTAGGTGCGGCCGCCGGCTTCCTCGGAGTTGATCAGGTCCAGCGTGTAGCTCAGCACCGGGCCGTGCGGCATGGAGTAGTACCAGTCGTACGTCACCGGCCGCCCCCAGCGCAGCAGCGCCTCGCGGTCCAGCAGGTACAGCAGCTTGATGAGCTTCAGATGGCTCATCGCTCCGCCCCGCAGATGGAGCAGCCGCGCCGCCGCCTGGGTCGTCTTGTCCTCGCGAAATCGTGTGCGCACTGGGGTTCCTCCCGTTGCATCTACAACCCGCACCGGCGCGCGACGTTCCGGCATCGAACGAATTCTGGCGTAGAAAACGTCCAGATGCAACACTCAGTGCGCACTCATCCGCGCTCCAGCGCTTTCCGATCCCACTTCGCCA
This genomic interval from Longimicrobium sp. contains the following:
- a CDS encoding Panacea domain-containing protein, with product MSHLKLIKLLYLLDREALLRWGRPVTYDWYYSMPHGPVLSYTLDLINSEEAGGRTYWGRFIAPKSNHEVRLRDAAATPADQLSPAEEALIAEIFGTYGGMTRWQLRDFTHTLPEWTDPQGSSMRIEHRDILRYGGLSDDEIAQVEADLEESALADAIF